From the genome of Paracidovorax avenae:
CGGGACAACACGGTATCGCGCATTTCCGGAGGCATGCGCAATGCATCGGCTCGCATATCGCTGCTGTCGATCGCGATATGAGGACCCTGGATCAAAACGGATTCCTGGGCGTGGGCGGACAACATCAGTGCGGAGACCAGTGCACCGGCGCAGAGGCGGAAAGCGGAACGTTTCATGTATGAGTCAACCATCAGTGAGAAATGAAAAAAGGCGGGGGAGACCCCCGCCTTTTTTGGATCACATTGCTGTGAAAAGTGCCGTAGCAACAGTGAATTACTGTGCAGCCGGGAACGTGAAGCGGTGGGGCCACGTGATACCGTAGGTACCGGACGTGCCAGCCGACGCCAGCGGGTTGGTGAGCTTGATGAACGAGGCGCCGATGATCGGCAGACCACGGCCATTGTTCGGCACGTCCACGCGGCTCCAGCCGTTCGTGTAGGCACCGGTCGTCAGCTGTTGAGCTGCAACCGAAGCACCCAGCACGGAACCCGAGGAGAAGCTCAGCACGCTGGTTTCGCCGCAGAAACGGGTCTGCGTCACAGAACCAGGCGAGAACACGGCACCGGCGGTTTGCGTGTTTTCTTCGCGGTCGTAGAAAGCTTGACCGGTGGAGTTCACGCAGATGGCACCGCCCACAGCTTGCAGCGAGGTGTTGCTGGGGTTGAAGCGCTCGTCGGCCACGCCGCCGCTGGCGTTCAGGTCAGTGAACAGGCGGATGTTGGACGTGTCGGCGGGGCTTTGGTTAGCCGCAGCGTAGTTCGCAGCCACGTTGTAGCGGCGGGTAGGCATGGAGAACAGCCAGTCCGTCTTGGCCGAGATGGAAGCATCGGTAGCGTACTGGTTGGTGATGGAGGTCACAGCCAGGGCGTTCGTCAGGTTCGTGGCCTGCACCAGAGGCGTCACGGCAACACCGGCATTAGCGGTGTAAGGCGTGGACATGTCGGGCAGGTCATAGTTCGCAGCAGCGATCTTCGGCAGGTTGCTCGGAACAGCGTTCGCAGAGTTGTACACGTTCAGCGTACGGAACAGCGGGTCGGCCGTGTAGGCATCCGGCGTGTTGGCGTTGGACGCCATTTGCGGGAAGTGCACGAAGTTACCGACAGCAGGCAGGCCGTTGTTCTCGGCACGGATGGCCGTAGCGCCACCAGCGAACGTCGTGGTTTGCGCGACGTTGATGATGTACCAGTCGCCGACCAGACCCGTGGAGGGCGTATCGAAACCAGCAGCAGCCACGGCGGCGGGGGTCGTGAAGTTCTGCAGCGTGCCGTTCAGGACGGAGGACGTGCAAGGAGCCACGCCGTTCACGTGCTTGATAGCCGTGTACAGGGGGTTCGTCGTAGCCGTGCCAGCCAGCGTGGGCGGAATGTCAGCCATGTTGAAGATTTCAACGTAGCCTTCACGGGTCTGGTTGGCTTGGTCGGTGGACACAATGCCTTGGTTCAGGCGGTCGGTCACGAAACGCTGGGGCACGTTCTTCGTCAGAGCGGGCAGCGTGCAGGTGCCGTCAGCCGTCTGCAGTTGAGCCACGCCATCGGAGCCAGCCGTCACGGCAGCCGTCCACACGTCGCCAGGCGACATGAAGACTTGGAAGTCCAGAATGTCGTCGGAGTTCAGGGCGCCACGGAAACGGACCTTCACGGCCTTGCCGCGGGAGGTGTCGGTGTTCACCACGTGCAGAACGGTCATGTTGCCGTTTTGCGCGTTGAAGTAAGGCACCAGCAGTGCATGGCCCACGCCGCCTTCGGCGAACGACAGCGTCGTAGCGGTCGTCGTCGTCAGCGGAGCGGCGCCGACGACCACATCAGCGGATGCGGCGCCAGCGAAGCCCAGGCCACCAATCATGGCAGCAATGCTCAGGGCCAGAACATTTTTCTTCATATCGAGAACTCCAGTTAAAAAGTTGGTAAGCGCAACTACCACGATTGATTACGCCAAAGAATAGTAGCACAGCGCATTCACGGCCTGTACTGCGGAACCTCTGCCAATCCTTCGCCTGTTGATGAAATGCAACAGTGCCTGGAGACATCACCGCACGAGGCCCACCCGAGCACGGCGGGGGTGAGCCCGACCATTCTTTGGGGTAGGGCTTGCAGACACGGAAGAGCCTGCGCGAAGCACCCTCGCGGATGCCCAGCGGGTCTGCCTCTCCGACCTCTACAAACCTTGGGGGCGAACAATACCAAAAGAACCCTGCATTCCCAAGCAAAAAAACCCAAATTCACACACATTTCGCCTGGCGCGAGCAGAGCAGTCGGGGCGCCCCCCTGTCCATAGCCGGGTGCCCACCTGGTTTCAACGGCCTGCATCAGGATATGCGCGCTCCGGACGCAACAACGCCCGGCGCGCGACCGGGCGTTGCTGCCTGGGGGCTCGCTCAACAGATGATCACGCTCAACACCCAATCATCTTGGCGGTTGCCTCCGAGCTTCCTGACACATCAAAGATCCTGGAACCTCCACCATTGCCCGTCCTCCTGCACCCAGGTTTCGTCGAGATAGGTATCGATGCTGTTGAGCTTGACGCCGATGATCATTGGCTTGGCGGTGAGCTTGATCTTCGCGACGCACTTCTCCGGCTGGCACTCCACATTCGTGACCTCGACCGCGGTGACGGAGGCGGCATTGCCGAACTGGCGCGCGAATTGCTCCTTGGTGAAGGCCTTCCTGTAAGAAGGAGGCGTCAGCGCATAGGTTTTCTCGTACTGTCCTGCCATGCGGGCCTTCCAGTACGCTTCAGCCCGCTCCTTCACCGCCTGCTCGGGGGTGGCAGGCGCCAGCGCAGCGCACCCCACCAAGAGCATCGCACCCGCGACCAAGCTTGCCGAACCTGACTTGAGAATGAGAGTTTTAAAGTTCATAGGGAAAAATGATAAGTGAATCCATCACTGCGGAGGCAATGGCTGGATCGTTGTCGACGTACCCGACGGCGCAGCAGGGGTGCGTCCGTTCTCCTTCAACTCGATGATCTGCAACCCCTTCAGGCGGTCGCGCAATTCATCGCTGACCTCGCGGATGTCGATGTCGGTCCGCACCACTTTGGGCGTGATCACCACCAGCAGTTCCGTACGATTACCCGTCTTGCCGTTGTTGCTGAAGAGGTTTCCGACAATGGGGATGTCCTGAAGCAGTGGAACGCCGGATTTCGTTGTATTGCTGGTATCGCGGATGAGCCCACCCAGCACGATGGCCTCGCCCGAACGCACCGCCACCTTGCTGGTGATCTGGCGCTGCTGGAATACCGGCTGCAACGAGACACTGCCCGAACTGTCCGCTACCGCGTCGGTCACTGCCTGGTCGATCTGCATGGTCACCAGGTTGCCTGCATTCACGGAAGGCGTCACCGCCAGGCTCACGCCGGTGTCCCGGTACTGAATCGTGCTTGTGACGGAAGACACGTTGTCGAACCTCGTGGATGCCGTCTGTACAGGCTGCTGGTTGCCGACGCTCATCATCGCCGTGTGGTTGTCCAGCACCATCAGCGAGGGGCTAGAGATCACCTTGAGCAACCGCTTGGTGGCCAGGGCGTTGAGAACCACACGGACTGTTCCGACCGAGTTGGCAAGGGCATAAGAGAAACCCGATGTCGCTGCGGTGGGGATGTTCCCGATGATGCCGCTATCGTTGCCGTTGGTCAGCAACTGTCCGGTACCGTTGTAACCGGACGGCCCGCTATTGTTGAATGCCCATTGCAGTCCATACTGGAGCGTGTCGTCCAGCGTAACCTCCACGATGGATGCCTCGATCAGCACCTGCGTCGGAGGCAGGTCGAGCCGCTTCAAAGTCGCCTCGATTTTCATGTAGTTGGACTTCGTTCCCCAGACCAGCACCGAATTGTTGAGCTCGTCGGCCATCAGCCGGACCCCGCCGAGGTTGGCACTGACGGCGCCTTGCTGGGCGCCCACTTGGTTCTGGTTGCCGCGGTTACCCTGGAACGACCCAAAGCCGCTGCCGCTGCTGAAGCCGCCGCCAAAACCTCCGCTGCTGCCGAAACCTCCGCTGCTCCCGAAGCCACCTCCAAAGGACGAGTTGCCAAACCCTGACGAGCCGGAGCCATTGTTGAAGGACGAGTTGCCGAAGCCGGAGGAGCCGTACGAATTGGACGACGCGCCCCCGAGGCCGGGTGCCACCCCGCTGTTCGCGACGCTGCCTCCGGCCTGCCCACCGAAGATTCCGCTCAGCACGCTCGCCAGATGCTTCGCATTGCCGTTCTGCACGTGGTAGATGAACAGTTGCGGCTCCGCTCCGTTGTCGCTGGGCTGGTCGAGCTTCTCGATCCAGCGCCGCGCTTCGTCCAGGTAGGCGGCGCGGGGCGTCACCACGAGGATGCTGTTGATGCGTTCGATCGGCATGATGCGCAGCGCGCCGAACAGCGGATTGCCCTCTCCGAGCGTCACGGGAGCGGCATTGGCCTGGTTCGCGCCAGCCGCCGCAGTCGCCGCCGCGGCCGCACCCACGGGCGTCCCGGGAACGGCCCCGGGCGCGCTGCCGCCGCCACTCACCACGCGCAGCGCGGCCTCGACCTCCTTCACGGAGGCGTACTTGAGCGGGAAGACACCGACGGACATGCCTTTGAGCAGGTCCACGTCGAAGGTGTTCACCAGATCCATCCAGGCCTCCGCCTGGGTGCGCGTTCCCGACATCACCAGCAGGTTGCGCAGGTTGTCCACCCGGATGATCGCGTCTGGCGTCACCATGGGCCGCAGGATGGCAGCCATCTCGGCCGCGCCGATGTACTGCAGCGGGATGATGACAGCCCCGTTGCCGGGGGGAAGGGGCTCGCCGCTGCGGAACTGGCGCAGCGTTCCGCCGATGGCGCGCAGGGCATCCGGCCGGCCGACGTGGTAGGTACCGCGGGCGTCCCGGATCATCGCCAGGCCGTTGGCCTGCAATGCGCTTTCCAGCAGGAACATGGCCTGGTCGGGAGGAATGGGATTACGGGTGGACAGCGTGACCGTGCCGTTCAGCGGAGGATGCAGCACGTAATTCGCTTTCGCGATGTCGCCCAGCATCGTGCGGACCACCTCCGCCACCGGGGCCTCCTCGAAGCTGAAGGTCATGGGCGTGCCGGTCAAGGCAGGAACGGGCTTGGGATCAGCCAGCACTTTGTCGGTACCCCTCATGATGCGGGGCTGGCTGCCCTGGTCCTCGGTTGCGGCAGACGCACCACCCCCCTTGCCGGTGGCCGCAGCATCGGTGGCAGCACCGGATCCGACAGTTGCCGGCACACCGGCCGACTCGGTGACGACGTTGGTGGCAGGCGCGCCGCCGGGCACGGAGGTCTGTGCAGCAGCCAGCTGGCATACGGCCATGGCGATGGAGGTCAGAGCGTATCGATAAGAAATCATGACTTACGTACCCAGAAGATGGGAAAGCGCACCTGCGCTGGAATTCAAGGGGTCCGCATTCCGCCGAAGACGGCGCGGCGGGGCGGGCTGACCGCGCCCGCGGAAGGCGGTGTCGCCGGCGGTTGGCCGACGTTGGAGGCAGGGGAAGGGAGCGGAGCGCCGGAATACACCGTCACGGCAGCCCTGGGCAACAGCAGCGTCCGCGTCTCGCCACCACGGCTGAAGGAAACCACACGATCCTGGATGGATTTCAGCACCCAGCCGTCGATGTTGTCATTCATCCGCAAGCGCCGCTGCTTGCCCGCCACCAGGATGATGACGCCGCCCTCCCCGCCTCCGGAATAAACGCCCGACAGGCGTGCCGAGGAAAGGTTGTCCTGAGGAGGCTCGCTGGCCGACGGAGGAGGAGGCGGCGGCGGAGGACGACGGGTGGCCGAAAAGAGCGGCCTTTCCAGCATGGCGATGAAGGCGCGGGTATCGGCCGTGCCGACCGCGGGCAGCACGGGCAACAGGCCACTGATGTCCGACTTGCGCGGTTCCGGGGGCTGCCAGCGGACATTGCGCAACGTTCCGTCCGGAGAAAGCCACATCCACAGGAGCACCAGCGCCAGGATGGCGTTCACGAAGAGCAGCAGGTGCAGGGAGTAGCGCTTCATGACCGCTCCCTCAGCACGCTCAGGCCGAACGCAACGGACAACCGCGGCGCGCTCTTCGGGTCCACGTTACCGAATCCCGCATTCACCTGGATTTCGAGGTCGTCGATGAGGACCAGCGGCAACTGGCTGTTAAGCACCGCCAGGGCACTCTGAACGGCAAGCAGGTCCCCCTCGGCTCGCACGTTCAGGGGAATGCGATCGAAACCTTTGTCTTCCTTCGCAGGAAGGACCTGGCTGCTGCTTACCTGGAGCCCTGCCGCGCCGAAGATATCCCGCACCTTCTGCTGGGCTGCGTTGCCGGTCAGGCTCGCGTCCTGGCCGGCGGGATAGATGTATTGCGCACGCGCCTCGCCCGCGCTCTGGAGGGCAGCGGCAATTTCGGTTTTCTGGGCCTCCAGGCCCAGAAGGCGTGCGTGGCGGGGTTCCAGCGCATCCAGCCGCTCCTGCGCATCCATATGGCGCTGTGCGACGTACCAGCCGATCAATACCAGGGGTACCAGGACAAGCAGCAGGGTGGCGGCCAGCATCAGCCGCTCTCGGGAAGGCATGCGTTTCATGGTTTGTCGCGCGTCGCCGCAGCGGAAGGAGAAGAGGCGCTCTGCGCAGGCGCTGCCGCCGGCCGGGGCACGGTACCGCCGAAGGTCGCCACGCCACCAAAACTGGCCCGGGGCGCCGACGCCCCCATCGGCGGAGCTGCCGCCGCAGCCGCGGTGCTGGCGGCACTGGCCGCCGGGATGGCCTGCGACGGCATGGAAGCGGCAGAACCGGGAACGGACGCGGGCACTGCTGCAGGCGGGGAGGTCGCGGAGGAAGACGCCGCGGTTCTGGCAGGTGTGCTGGAGGGCGCGCCGAACACCTGCGGATCGAGCATGAATTCGATCGCGAAGGACTCCTTGCCGGAGTTGCCCATCCGGGTCGCTGCGGACGGCGCCCGAACTTCCTTGAAACCCGCCTCATTGCCCAGAATCTGCATGAGGGCAGAAG
Proteins encoded in this window:
- the gspD gene encoding type II secretion system secretin GspD — its product is MISYRYALTSIAMAVCQLAAAQTSVPGGAPATNVVTESAGVPATVGSGAATDAAATGKGGGASAATEDQGSQPRIMRGTDKVLADPKPVPALTGTPMTFSFEEAPVAEVVRTMLGDIAKANYVLHPPLNGTVTLSTRNPIPPDQAMFLLESALQANGLAMIRDARGTYHVGRPDALRAIGGTLRQFRSGEPLPPGNGAVIIPLQYIGAAEMAAILRPMVTPDAIIRVDNLRNLLVMSGTRTQAEAWMDLVNTFDVDLLKGMSVGVFPLKYASVKEVEAALRVVSGGGSAPGAVPGTPVGAAAAATAAAGANQANAAPVTLGEGNPLFGALRIMPIERINSILVVTPRAAYLDEARRWIEKLDQPSDNGAEPQLFIYHVQNGNAKHLASVLSGIFGGQAGGSVANSGVAPGLGGASSNSYGSSGFGNSSFNNGSGSSGFGNSSFGGGFGSSGGFGSSGGFGGGFSSGSGFGSFQGNRGNQNQVGAQQGAVSANLGGVRLMADELNNSVLVWGTKSNYMKIEATLKRLDLPPTQVLIEASIVEVTLDDTLQYGLQWAFNNSGPSGYNGTGQLLTNGNDSGIIGNIPTAATSGFSYALANSVGTVRVVLNALATKRLLKVISSPSLMVLDNHTAMMSVGNQQPVQTASTRFDNVSSVTSTIQYRDTGVSLAVTPSVNAGNLVTMQIDQAVTDAVADSSGSVSLQPVFQQRQITSKVAVRSGEAIVLGGLIRDTSNTTKSGVPLLQDIPIVGNLFSNNGKTGNRTELLVVITPKVVRTDIDIREVSDELRDRLKGLQIIELKENGRTPAAPSGTSTTIQPLPPQ
- the gspM gene encoding type II secretion system protein GspM — protein: MKRMPSRERLMLAATLLLVLVPLVLIGWYVAQRHMDAQERLDALEPRHARLLGLEAQKTEIAAALQSAGEARAQYIYPAGQDASLTGNAAQQKVRDIFGAAGLQVSSSQVLPAKEDKGFDRIPLNVRAEGDLLAVQSALAVLNSQLPLVLIDDLEIQVNAGFGNVDPKSAPRLSVAFGLSVLRERS
- a CDS encoding cell surface protein, producing the protein MKKNVLALSIAAMIGGLGFAGAASADVVVGAAPLTTTTATTLSFAEGGVGHALLVPYFNAQNGNMTVLHVVNTDTSRGKAVKVRFRGALNSDDILDFQVFMSPGDVWTAAVTAGSDGVAQLQTADGTCTLPALTKNVPQRFVTDRLNQGIVSTDQANQTREGYVEIFNMADIPPTLAGTATTNPLYTAIKHVNGVAPCTSSVLNGTLQNFTTPAAVAAAGFDTPSTGLVGDWYIINVAQTTTFAGGATAIRAENNGLPAVGNFVHFPQMASNANTPDAYTADPLFRTLNVYNSANAVPSNLPKIAAANYDLPDMSTPYTANAGVAVTPLVQATNLTNALAVTSITNQYATDASISAKTDWLFSMPTRRYNVAANYAAANQSPADTSNIRLFTDLNASGGVADERFNPSNTSLQAVGGAICVNSTGQAFYDREENTQTAGAVFSPGSVTQTRFCGETSVLSFSSGSVLGASVAAQQLTTGAYTNGWSRVDVPNNGRGLPIIGASFIKLTNPLASAGTSGTYGITWPHRFTFPAAQ